One Phoenix dactylifera cultivar Barhee BC4 chromosome 8, palm_55x_up_171113_PBpolish2nd_filt_p, whole genome shotgun sequence genomic window carries:
- the LOC103706914 gene encoding protein EMSY-LIKE 4-like isoform X1, whose translation MEYLKDDSSGTDDDLPNHCIIRDSRGVVYSGPMRTSSGPVSHETDLADMEVQIHCIETEAYDAVLRAFIAQSDVLSWGKEGLISDLRKELRVSDAEHREILGKINSDDSIKSIREWHKNTDAEMTAMNPSGFDPNSISHVSRKKLKPGHMAVSLSPKYPPRAQPSPTAIPSLTHAREDQWSNKASVFSSQGHAGQPPMPVHQNKHAPNTGKARGSLIVQTSKKGFVHSGAENLKPGSETIEIRATDKLIHEVERVCGVENPDPAQVEKAKVMLRDQERALLEAIGKLADVSDDDSPNRRQHQYSSREPKRNGHGLYNAVHKQFDRTRSYYSEG comes from the exons ATGGAGTATTTGAAGGACGACAGCAGCG GAACTGATGATGATCTTCCCAATCACTGCATCATTCGGGATTCTAGGGGGGTTGTTTATTCAGGACCTATGAGGACTTCTTCTGGACCAGTATCTCATGAGACAGATCTAGCAGACATGGAAGTTCAAATTCACTGCATAGAAACTGAGGCATATGATGCTGTTTTAAGAGCCTTTATTGCTCAATCTGATGTTCTGTCATGG GGTAAGGAAGGACTAATATCAGATCTAAGGAAGGAACTTAGGGTTTCTGATGCTGAGCACAGAGAAATTTTGGGGAAAATCAATTCAGATGATTCAATTAAGTCCATAAG GGAATGGCATAAGAATACTGATGCTGAAATGACAGCAATGAATCCTTCTGGTTTTGATCCGAATTCCATCAGTCATGTATCTCGTAAAAAGTTGAAACCTGGGCATATGGCTGTTTCACTATCCCCAAAATACCCACCCCGCGCTCAACCCTCGCCAACAGCTATTCCTTCACTG ACACATGCTAGAGAAGATCAGTGGAGCAACAAAGCATCCGTTTTTTCCTCTCAAGGGCATGCCGGACAACCTCCAATGCCTGTTCATCAAAACAAGCATGCTCCAAACACTGGGAAAGCAAGAGGGTCTCTGATCGTTCAGACATCCAAGAAGGGTTTTGTTCACTCAGGGGCTGAAAATTTAAAACCTGGATCAGAGACAATCGAGATTCGTGCAACGGACAAGCTTATACATGAG GTTGAGAGGGTTTGTGGAGTAGAGAACCCTGATCCAGCTCAGGTAGAGAAGGCAAAAGTAATGCTCAGA GATCAAGAAAGAGCGCTTCTGGAAGCAATCGGAAAGCTTGCAGATGTATCAGATG ATGACTCACCAAATCGAAGACAGCATCAGTACTCTAGCAGGGAGCCGAAGAGGAATGGACATGGACTTTATAATGCTGTTCACAAGCAGTTTGATAGGACAAGAAGCTACTACAGTGAAGGATAA
- the LOC103706914 gene encoding protein EMSY-LIKE 3-like isoform X2 — MRTSSGPVSHETDLADMEVQIHCIETEAYDAVLRAFIAQSDVLSWGKEGLISDLRKELRVSDAEHREILGKINSDDSIKSIREWHKNTDAEMTAMNPSGFDPNSISHVSRKKLKPGHMAVSLSPKYPPRAQPSPTAIPSLTHAREDQWSNKASVFSSQGHAGQPPMPVHQNKHAPNTGKARGSLIVQTSKKGFVHSGAENLKPGSETIEIRATDKLIHEVERVCGVENPDPAQVEKAKVMLRDQERALLEAIGKLADVSDDDSPNRRQHQYSSREPKRNGHGLYNAVHKQFDRTRSYYSEG; from the exons ATGAGGACTTCTTCTGGACCAGTATCTCATGAGACAGATCTAGCAGACATGGAAGTTCAAATTCACTGCATAGAAACTGAGGCATATGATGCTGTTTTAAGAGCCTTTATTGCTCAATCTGATGTTCTGTCATGG GGTAAGGAAGGACTAATATCAGATCTAAGGAAGGAACTTAGGGTTTCTGATGCTGAGCACAGAGAAATTTTGGGGAAAATCAATTCAGATGATTCAATTAAGTCCATAAG GGAATGGCATAAGAATACTGATGCTGAAATGACAGCAATGAATCCTTCTGGTTTTGATCCGAATTCCATCAGTCATGTATCTCGTAAAAAGTTGAAACCTGGGCATATGGCTGTTTCACTATCCCCAAAATACCCACCCCGCGCTCAACCCTCGCCAACAGCTATTCCTTCACTG ACACATGCTAGAGAAGATCAGTGGAGCAACAAAGCATCCGTTTTTTCCTCTCAAGGGCATGCCGGACAACCTCCAATGCCTGTTCATCAAAACAAGCATGCTCCAAACACTGGGAAAGCAAGAGGGTCTCTGATCGTTCAGACATCCAAGAAGGGTTTTGTTCACTCAGGGGCTGAAAATTTAAAACCTGGATCAGAGACAATCGAGATTCGTGCAACGGACAAGCTTATACATGAG GTTGAGAGGGTTTGTGGAGTAGAGAACCCTGATCCAGCTCAGGTAGAGAAGGCAAAAGTAATGCTCAGA GATCAAGAAAGAGCGCTTCTGGAAGCAATCGGAAAGCTTGCAGATGTATCAGATG ATGACTCACCAAATCGAAGACAGCATCAGTACTCTAGCAGGGAGCCGAAGAGGAATGGACATGGACTTTATAATGCTGTTCACAAGCAGTTTGATAGGACAAGAAGCTACTACAGTGAAGGATAA